One Chloroflexota bacterium genomic region harbors:
- a CDS encoding helix-turn-helix transcriptional regulator, giving the protein MKNKLRVFRAEREWSQAELAKRLDVSRQTINAIETGKYDPSLPLAFKIARLFGMTIEEIFEPSADC; this is encoded by the coding sequence GTGAAAAACAAGCTGCGCGTTTTTCGCGCAGAGCGAGAATGGTCGCAGGCCGAGTTGGCAAAACGCTTAGATGTTTCGCGCCAGACGATCAACGCTATCGAGACCGGCAAGTACGACCCCAGCCTGCCGCTGGCCTTCAAGATAGCGCGTCTGTTCGGGATGACGATTGAGGAGATTTTCGAGCCGTCAGCTGATTGTTAA